The proteins below are encoded in one region of Methanosarcina barkeri 3:
- a CDS encoding DUF2683 family protein, whose product MVQAIINIDDHTNKILNIVKAKYGLKDKSAAIIKTAEEYEDMILEPELKPEYIEKLKEIEKTEAIDVGTIENLRKRYGL is encoded by the coding sequence ATGGTACAAGCTATTATTAACATCGATGACCACACAAACAAAATCCTGAATATAGTTAAAGCAAAGTACGGGTTAAAAGATAAAAGCGCAGCTATTATTAAAACGGCTGAAGAGTATGAAGACATGATTTTGGAGCCAGAATTAAAACCTGAGTACATTGAAAAATTGAAAGAAATAGAAAAAACTGAAGCGATAGACGTAGGCACGATTGAAAATTTGAGAAAACGATATGGTCTCTGA
- a CDS encoding AMP phosphorylase translates to MQLKLEHFNIKIGQHKVLLNIADAKELGVNPGDRVRIRGHESISAIVDTTDDMVPPGTLGSFFEVYEHFQDWDKPVEVVPAFRSKSASVIKKMMDKKPVVQDEIKTLVNDIVEENLSEIELSAFITSSYIHGMTDDEVEWLTKAMIESGDTIEFDTHPIMDKHSIGGVPGNKISLLVVPIIAANGLLIPKTSSRAITGAGGTADLMEVLSPVEFSSQEVKEITEKVGGALVWGGATNIAPADDKLIRVEYPLSIDPYYQMLASIMAKKGAIGADNVVMDIPVGPSTKVPTVQEGQKLARDLINLGHRLGMNVECAITYGSSPIGRKVGPSLEVREALKVLESMEGPNSLIEKSASLAGILLEMGGAAPRDRGKEVALETLRSGKALEKMKQIIEAQGGDPKITSGDIQVGQYTADILASADGYVIEFDNKWIIEIARLAGAPNDKGAGVAIHKKMGESVKKGDPILTIYAEKEFKLDTALTTAQRTNPIIVEGMLLKRIPGTYGFQ, encoded by the coding sequence ATGCAGTTGAAGTTGGAACATTTTAACATAAAAATAGGGCAGCACAAAGTGTTACTAAATATTGCCGACGCAAAGGAACTTGGGGTTAATCCGGGAGATAGGGTCCGTATTCGCGGGCATGAGAGCATTTCTGCAATTGTTGATACAACGGATGATATGGTTCCTCCAGGCACACTGGGATCTTTTTTTGAAGTATACGAGCATTTTCAGGATTGGGATAAGCCAGTCGAAGTTGTTCCTGCATTCCGTTCAAAATCCGCATCCGTGATCAAAAAAATGATGGATAAAAAGCCTGTTGTACAGGATGAAATTAAAACACTCGTAAATGATATTGTAGAAGAAAACCTAAGTGAGATCGAACTCTCGGCTTTTATAACATCTTCCTATATTCACGGAATGACCGATGATGAGGTTGAATGGCTTACAAAAGCCATGATTGAAAGTGGAGACACGATTGAATTTGATACTCACCCTATAATGGACAAACACTCGATAGGAGGAGTGCCCGGAAACAAAATCTCTCTTCTTGTTGTTCCTATTATCGCTGCAAATGGGCTTCTCATTCCAAAGACGAGTTCGAGGGCGATTACAGGAGCAGGCGGAACTGCCGACCTTATGGAAGTGCTTTCCCCGGTAGAATTCAGTTCTCAGGAAGTCAAAGAGATAACCGAAAAAGTAGGGGGTGCGCTTGTCTGGGGTGGAGCTACAAATATCGCACCTGCGGATGACAAGCTCATAAGAGTTGAATATCCTCTCTCCATTGACCCTTACTATCAGATGCTTGCCTCTATTATGGCAAAAAAAGGAGCTATTGGGGCCGACAATGTGGTAATGGACATCCCTGTAGGGCCAAGCACAAAAGTTCCGACTGTTCAGGAAGGGCAAAAACTTGCAAGAGACTTGATTAACCTCGGGCACAGGCTTGGAATGAACGTTGAGTGCGCAATCACTTATGGTTCGTCTCCTATTGGAAGAAAAGTAGGTCCCTCGCTAGAAGTCAGGGAAGCTCTGAAGGTGCTGGAAAGTATGGAAGGTCCAAACAGCCTCATTGAAAAGAGTGCCTCTCTTGCGGGTATTCTGCTTGAGATGGGAGGCGCTGCTCCAAGAGATCGTGGAAAAGAAGTTGCACTGGAAACTCTAAGGAGCGGGAAAGCCCTTGAGAAAATGAAACAGATTATTGAGGCCCAGGGCGGCGATCCGAAGATTACATCGGGTGACATCCAGGTAGGGCAATATACCGCCGACATTCTCGCTTCTGCAGACGGATACGTCATCGAGTTTGACAATAAATGGATAATTGAGATTGCAAGGCTTGCAGGAGCTCCTAATGATAAAGGAGCCGGGGTTGCAATTCATAAGAAAATGGGAGAGTCTGTTAAGAAGGGAGACCCTATTCTTACAATTTATGCTGAAAAAGAGTTCAAGCTCGATACTGCATTGACAACGGCCCAGAGAACAAACCCGATAATTGTTGAAGGTATGCTTCTTAAGAGAATTCCCGGAACTTACGGGTTCCAGTAA
- a CDS encoding tRNA (cytidine(56)-2'-O)-methyltransferase has protein sequence MKKIVLLRLGHRPERDKRITTHVGLTARLLGAEGMLLASNDPGIVETLEDVVRRWGGDFYIKNNVNYKQEIKEWKAAGGKVCHLSMYGVNLPDVTDELKNCDRLMIVVGAEKVPPEIYQLADWNVAVGSQPHSEVAAVAITMDRIADDEPLEREFPNAELTIVPAERGKQVIENFRG, from the coding sequence ATGAAAAAGATTGTTTTGCTGCGCCTGGGGCACCGCCCTGAGAGGGATAAAAGAATCACAACCCACGTGGGCTTAACTGCTCGGCTGCTCGGTGCAGAAGGTATGCTCCTTGCCTCGAATGATCCAGGAATAGTAGAAACTCTTGAGGATGTTGTCAGGCGCTGGGGCGGAGATTTCTATATTAAAAACAATGTCAATTATAAGCAGGAAATCAAGGAATGGAAAGCTGCCGGCGGAAAAGTTTGCCACCTGTCAATGTATGGAGTCAATTTGCCCGATGTCACGGACGAACTTAAAAACTGTGACAGGCTTATGATAGTCGTAGGAGCAGAAAAGGTACCTCCTGAAATCTACCAGCTTGCGGACTGGAATGTTGCAGTTGGAAGCCAGCCTCATTCCGAGGTTGCAGCAGTTGCAATCACCATGGACAGAATTGCAGATGACGAACCGCTTGAAAGGGAATTTCCAAATGCAGAGCTGACAATTGTGCCAGCAGAAAGAGGTAAACAGGTTATAGAAAACTTCAGGGGTTAA